The Acinetobacter sp. 10FS3-1 genome segment TCGTCCGGAATTTGTTGGGGCAAGAAACACTCATTACTAAAAGCTACTATACTTCTCCCCAGTTATTGGAAAAAGATATTATCGATTTTTCATTTCAGGCTGGTTTTCTGAGAGAAAATTATGGAGTGAGAAGTAATGATTATAGCGATTTCTTCTCATCTGCCCAGTGGCGACAAGGATTGAGCAAATTAACTACAGTAGAGGGACGGATTGAATTACAAGAAGATCGCCAAGCGATTGGAGGAATAGTAAATCAGGTCTTGGGTGATATTGCTATTTTACGTATCGGTGGTGGAATATCAAATGACAAAGATCTGCAAGGAAACCGTTATTTAGTAGGTCTGGATCGTACTAGTTTGGTTGGAAGTGGATCTATGCGATGGGAATATTTTGATAAAGACTATAATCAATTTGCTTCAATCGAAGATGAAACTAGACCTAAACAGCGTGTCTTTGCCGGTTATGGATTACCCATTGCTCAGCATATTTCAGCAGGTCTTAATTATACTGGTCAGTCAGATTGGGAAGGGAATATATTTCAACTACTTTCTGTAAGCTTAAACGTCTCGCTTGCACAAAATATATTTCTAAACACCTATGTAACAAAAAGCTTAGAGACTGATCGGGAATGGAGTGGAGGGTTAAGTCTTACTATTCCGCTTGATCAGCAGCGGAGTATCGCCACCCGTATAACACACGATCAGAACAGACAATCAATTGCTACGGCAGAACTGAACCAGTCTGCTCCATCGGGGCCTGGATTAGGTTGGAGTATGCGTGCGAGTGATAATCCTCAACAAAGGCTATATACCAATCTCATTTGGAACACAGACAAGGGACAGCTAATTGCAGAAGCTGCAGAAAATTCAGATTGGAATACATCTGTACGCTTAGCTGCTAAAGGGTCAGTCGGCTGGTTTAATGATTTATTTTTTGCTACACAAAATATTGGTCAGCAGAGCTTTGCTGTGGTGAAAGTCGGGGATTTTTCAAACATTCCAATATATCGCAGTAATCAACTGGCTGCTCATACTAACAGCCAAGGCTTAGCCCTAGTTCCCAATTTATTACCTTATCAAAAAAATAAAATTAGTATTGACCCGGCAGAGCTCCCTTTAGAGGCAGAAATACAGGGAGTTGAAGACTTTCCACAACCCTATGCTAAGAGTGGAATATTTGTGAATTTACCTGTACGTAGATCAAACCATATCCTAATGACTATTTTACGGACCGACCACTCGATTATGCCCTTAGGGGCAAAAGTAAAAATAGCAGGACGGGAAGATGAGTTTGTAGTAGGAAAAAGAGGGGAAGTCTATTTAACGAATTTAGCAGAAAAAAATTATATCACTGTCACATGGCAAAACGAACAGTGCGAGTTTGAAGTGACATTAGACTTAAATATTTCGAATAACACTGACCCGCCACCGGTGATCTGCACAGCATTACAATAGTGATTTCCTTAAAATCGGTATTATCTAGAGATAAGTATATTTTCAGATGAATATGTGAAAAAAGGATTATTTTTTATAAATGTGATCAATAAATAGACTGATGTGAAATTCGAACAAGTTTAACAGGGAGTACACGTATGAAAAAAGTAATAGGAATGCTGTCGATATTAGGCATGAGCATATGCTCGCAGTCTATTATGGCACTTTGTTTAGGATGTTCATGTTCAGTAAATAGCAACTCTGTTGCCTTTGGTACATATAACCCTATCGCCAATGTACCATCAAATACACTGGGAACTATTACAGTCACTTGTCAGGCCCTAATTAGCTTGCTGGATGCGCCTTATACAATTTCTTTAAGTAAAGGAAATGGACCGGCCTTTAATGATCGTAGAATGTCCGCCCCTAACGATCCAAATGCATTAAAATATAACCTATATACTTCACCCGCGCGTACTCAAATTTGGGGAAATGGCACAGGCGGTACAAGCTCGGTAAGAGGTCAAATTGCATTTTTGCGATTGTTACAAACAGTAACGGTTAATCATACTATTTATGGGAATATCCCTACTAATCAAACAGCAGTTAAAGCTGGGAATTATAGTGATAATATTAACATTACAATTTCCTATTAAGAGGCTCGGTTATACGAAGACCAATTGGTCGTGCGATAAATTTCAGGTGCAGGCTTCTTCATTTGGAAATTATATTGCTGAAGAAGTTTTTAAAGGGTAAGTTTTTCCAACAGAGCCTTTTTAAGTTCAAACTTATACGAATAACTATATATAAGATTACCCATTATCCAATAAAGTAATTCTTCAAAATCCTTGGTTGTTTTTTCAAAAATAACTCCCCCTCGTTCTTCAGAAATATACCAATATTTGTTTTCATGGGTTAATACCTATGGAACTCCACCATTCTGAACCTCGGGCCAAACTCTTCTTTTTTCCAACCCAATTTTTCACAAGTTTGATCAACCTTAGCTTGAATTTCTAAAAATATAAGCATGATTTGAAAGGTACTTTACACGTACTATCGTAAAGTACCTTTTCTTATTTATTACATCCTAATGGCTTAGAATATAATTTGTTGATTATCAATCAATTCTTGCAACAAATCGGTATGATTTGCAACTTTAATACCTTCTAATACCAATAAATTAGCACTTGACAGTGAGCCAGCAGCATCACGATCAATCTTGATAATGGCATCACCATTTTCATCTGCTTCGATTGAAAGATAACTGCCAATATTATCTATGTTTTGCTGTCCATCCAGTAAAGCAGATATATCAATTTTGTCTGCCTCAGTATCTGTCGTTACATCACCTTGATGGAAGTCAGTCCAAGTATCTGTACCATTACCACCCGTGGCATCAAGATTATTCAATAAGTAGAAGATCGCAGTATCAGCACCTTCACCGCCAGTCAAGATATCATTACCAGCACCACCTTGTAACTTATCATCACCATCCGTACCGACAAGAGTTCCATTGACTGGGTCAATATTGATGGTTAAGTCGGCATCTTTAATATTGCCATTATCTTTAACGGTATAGCTAAACTTATCCGTTAATAATGCAGTTTCACCTGCGACATTAACAGCAGTATAAGTATAGCTTCCATCTTTATACAGATGTAATGTGCCGTATGTACCATTGATAAGAGCGTATTTAACGTCATCCCCATCGGTTTGATCAAAGACAATAGTATCACCATTCACCGCAATGATTTCAGGGTTGTCTACTGTATCATTGATTAGGATATTACCTTCTGCAAAGTAAGTTTTCTCACTAACCACATAGACCGCAGCTTCAACACTGCTAAAGAGTGTAACTGGATTACTTAGAATTTCTTGAGCTACTAATTGCAACACATCATCTAATGCAGGGAGTAGACCACCTGCACCAATGGTATTAAGTAATGTACCAACAGCACCTAATAAGTCATTTAAGGCATCAGTTAAATTTAAGTTATCAAGTAGACCCTCCAAGATTACATCTTTAAGTAATGGCTCTACGACAAGATCAAATAAGCTTTCAGCAATTAAATCAAGGTTATCGAGTACATCATTAACCAAACCACCTACAGCACTCAATAAGGGTTGAACAAGCCATGATGTAAGGGGATTATTGTTTAGAACACCTAAAATCCCACTATCTACCTTACCCTCAAGAATGTCGCCAACATTACCACTGTAGATGTCACCAAGTATTCCAGCTATCAGAGGATTACCCAAAACAGCATTTAATGTTGCCCCTAAACCTGATACTAGAGGATTATCATTACTTTCAACAAGATCCAATAATTGTTTTACAGAGATTTGTTTTAACAACCCTTCAGCAATAGCTCGGTTACCAACCAATGCCTCTTTAAGCAAGCCAGTCACGGTATCCAGAATTAAGTCTTCAACGGTATTATTACCTAAGTCTTCTAAACTCACAGTAGCTAAAACATCAGCTAATTTACTTGCATCACCCTGAATGACAACTTCATAATTACCTACTGGCAAATCATGAATATCCAATCTTAAACCATTTCCATCACCCACAGCACCTAGCGCTTCCAATCCTAAAGCACCTGCAACCAATGCACCTTGACTGCTGTCTGCTTTTGCAACGATATATTCCTTACCTGTTTCAGTATTTCTCACAGTGAATGAATAAGCATCGGCAACTGCTACGAGATTGTCTTGTTTAACGGTAATGACAACATCTTTCGCACCATCTGCGATGCTAAAGCTTAGACTGTTCTGAGTGCTACTACCTTGAAGTAAGCCTATTGCATCATTATCTTGCAATACTACAATTGGTATTGGATTCACCTGACTATCTTTGTAAATAGCATTAGCATCATCATTTTCCAGTGCAATGGTATCAACCGTATAGATTTTTTCACCATTCGCTGTGCTGCTATTGCCTGCTGCATCAGTAAAGGTTGCTACCACTTCCACTGTCTTGTCTGCATCAGCTAATAGGTCTGAACCTTCTACTGTCGCTGTCCAAGTACCGTCAGGATTAACTGTCGCTTCAACATCTTTACCATTGACGGTAACGATAACCTCAGTCGTTGCAGCATCTGATGGAATACCTTCCAACTTACCTGTAACTGTCGTGGTGCCTTCTGATTCTGCTTGATTCAAAACATCATCACCAGCAACAACAATGTCTTCTACTGTTGTACCAGCAACATCAGGCGCTGTGGTGTCAACCGTATAGATTTTTTCGCCCGTAACTGTATCGCTATTACCAGCTGCATCAGTAAAGGTCGCTACCACTTCCACTGTCTTGTCTGCATCAGCCAATAGGTCTGAACCTTCTACTGTCGCTGTCCAAGTACCGTCAGGATTAACTGTCGCTTCAACATCTTTACCATTGACGGTAACGATAACCTCAGTCGTTGCAGCATCTGATGGAATACCTTCCAACTTACCTGTAACTGTCGTGGTGCCTTCTGATTCTGCTTGATTCAAAACATCATCACCAGCAACAACAATGTCTTCTACTGTTGTACCAGTAACATCAGGCGCTGTGGTGTCAACCGTATAGATTTTTTCGCCCGTAACTGTATCGCTATTACCAGCTGCATCAGTAAAGGTCGCTACCACTTCCACTGTCTTGTCTGCATCAGCCAATAGGTCTGAACCTTCTACTGTCGCTGTCCAAGTACCGTCAGGATTAACTGTCGCTTCAACATCTTTACCATTGACGGTAACGATAACCTCAGTCGTTGCAGCATCTGATGGAATACCTTCCAACTTACCTGTAACTGTCGTGGTGCCTTCTGATTCTGCTTGATTCAAAACATCATCACCAGCAACAACAATGTCTTCTACTGTTGTACCAGTAACATCAGGCGCTGTGGTGTCAACCGTATAGATTTTTTCGCCCGTAACTGTATCGCTATTACCAGCTGCATCAGTAAAGGTCGCTACCACTTCCACTGTCTTGTCTGCATCAGCCAATAGGTCTGAACCTTCTACTGTCGCTGTCCAAGTACCGTCAGGATTAACTGTCGCTTCAACATCTTTACCATTGACGGTAACGATAACCTCAGTCGTTGCAGCATCTGATGGAATACCTTCCAACTTACCTGTAACTGTCGTGGTGCCTTCTGATTCTGCTTGATTCAAAACATCATCACCAGCAACAACAATGTCTTCTACTGTTGTACCAGCAACATCAGGCGCTGTGGTGTCAACCGTATAGATTTTTTCGCCCGTAACTGTATCGCTATTACCAGCTGCATCAGTAAAGGTCGCTACCACTTCCACTGTCTTGTCTGCATCAGCCAATAGGTCTGAACCTTCTACTGTCGCTGTCCAAGTACCGTCAGGATTAACTGTCGCTTCAACATCTTTACCATTGACGGTAACGATAACCTCAGTCGTTGCAGCATCTGATGGAATACCTTCCAACTTACCTGTAACTGTCGTGGTGCCTTCTGATTCTGCTTGATTCAAAACATCATCACCAGCAACAACAATGTCTTCTACTGTTGTACCAGCAACATCAGGCGCTGTGGTGTCAACCGTATAGATTTTTTCGCCCGTAACTGTATCGCTATTACCAGCTGCATCAGTAAAGGTCGCTACCACTTCCACTGTCTTGTCTGCATCAGCCAATAGGTCTGAACCTTCTACTGTCGCTGTCCAAGTACCGTCAGGATTAACTGTCGCTTCAACATCTTTACCATTGACGGTAACGATAACCTCAGTCGTTGCAGCATCTGATGGAATACCTTCCAACTTACCTGTAACTGTCGTGGTGCCTTCTGATTCTGCTTGATTCAAAACATCATCACCAGCAACAACAATGTCTTCTACTGTTGTACCAGCAACATCAGGCGCTGTGGTGTCAACCGTATAGATTTTTTCGCCCGTAACTGTATCGCTATTACCAGCTGCATCAGTAAAGGTCGCTACCACTTCCACTGTCTTGTCTGCATCAGCCAATAGGTCTGAACCTTCTACTGTCGCTGTCCAAGTACCGTCAGGATTAACTGTCGCTTCAACATCTTTACCATTGACGGTAACGATAACCTCAGTCGTTGCAGCATCTGATGGAATACCTTCCAACTTACCTGTAACTGTCGTGGTGCCTTCTGATTCTGCTTGATTCAAAACATCATCACCAGCAACAACAATGTCTTCTACTGTTGTACCAGCAACATCAGGCGCTGTGGTGTCAACCGTATAGATTTTTTCGCCCGTAACTGTATCGCTATTACCAGCTGCATCAGTAAAGGTCGCTACCACTTCCACTGTCTTGTCTGCATCAGCCAATAGGTCTGAACCTTCTACTGTCGCTGTCCAAGTACCGTCAGGATTAACTGTCGCTTCAACATCTTTACCATTGACGGTAACGATAACCTCAGTCGTTGCAGCATCTGATGGAATACCTTCCAACTTACCTGTAACTGTCGTGGTGCCTTCTGATTCTGCTTGATTCAAAACATCATCACCAGCAACAACAATGTCTTCTACTGTTGTACCAGCAACATCAGGCGCTGTGGTGTCAACCGTATAGATTTTTTCGCCCGTAACTGTATCGCTATTACCAGCTGCATCAGTAAAGGTCGCTACCACTTCCACTGTCTTGTCTGCATCAGCCAATAGGTCTGAACCTTCTACTGTCGCTGTCCAAGTACCGTCAGGATTAACTGTCGCTTCAACATCTTTACCATTGACGGTAACGATAACCTCAGTCGTTGCAGCATCTGATGGAATACCTTCCAACTTACCTGTAACTGTCGTGGTGCCTTCTGATTCTGCTTGATTCAAAACATCATCACCAGCAACAACAATGTCTTCTACTGTTGTACCAGCAACATCAGGCGCTGTGGTGTCAACCGTATAGATTTTTTCGCCCGTAACTGTATCGCTATTACCAGCTGCATCAGTAAAGGTCGCTACCACTTCCACTGTCTTGTCTGCATCAGCCAATAGGTCTGAACCTTCTACTGTCGCTGTCCAAGTACCGTCAGGATTAACTGTCGCTTCAACATCTTTACCATTGACGGTAACGATAACCTCAGTCGTTGCAGCATCTGATGGAATACCTTCCAACTTACCTGTAACTGTCGTGGTGCCTTCTGATTCTGCTTGATTCAAAACATCATCACCAGCAACAACAATGTCTTCTACTGTTGTACCAGCAACATCAGGCGCTGTGGTGTCAACCGTATAGATTTTTTCGCCCGTAACTGTATCGCTATTACCAGCTGCATCAGTAAAGGTCGCTACCACTTCCACTGTCTTGTCTGCATCAGCCAATAGGTCTGAACCTTCTACTGTCGCTGTCCAAGTACCGTCAGGATTAACTGTCGCTTCAACATCTTTACCATTGACGGTAACGATAACCTCAGTCGTTGCAGCATCTGATGGAATACCTTCCAACTTACCTGTAACTGTCGTGGTGCCTTCTGATTCTGCTTGATTCAAAACATCATCACCAGCAACAACAATGTCTTCTACTGTTGTACCAGCAACATCAGGCGCTGTGGTGTCAACCGTATAGATTTTTTCGCCCGTAACTGTATCGCTATTACCAGCTGCATCAGTAAAGGTCGCTACCACTTCCACTGTCTTGTCTGCATCAGCCAATAGGTCTGAACCTTCTACTGTCGCTGTCCAAGTACCGTCAGGATTAACTGTCGCTTCAACATCTTTACCATTGACGGTAACGATAACCTCAGTCGTTGCAGCATCTGATGGAATACCTTCCAACTTACCTGTAACTGTCGTGGTGCCTTCTGATTCTGCTTGATTCAAAACATCATCACCAGCAACAACAATGTCTTCTACTGTTGTACCAGCAACATCAGGCGCTGTGGTGTCAACCGTATAGATTTTTTCGCCCGTAACTGTATCGCTATTACCAGCTGCATCAGTAAAGGTCGCTACCACTTCCACTGTCTTGTCTGCATCAGCCAATAGGTCTGAACCTTCTACTGTCGCTGTCCAAGTACCGTCAGGATTAACTGTCGCTTCAACATCTTTACCATTGACGGTAACGATAACCTCAGTCGTTGCAGCATCTGATGGAATACCTTCCAACTTACCTGTAACTGTCGTGGTGCCTTCTGATTCTGCTTGATTCAAAACATCATCACCAGCAACAACAATGTCTTCTACTGTTGTACCAGCAACATCAGGCGCTGTGGTGTCAACCGTATAGATTTTTTCGCCCGTAACTGTATCGCTATTACCAGCTGCATCAGTAAAGGTCGCTACCACTTCCACTGTCTTGTCTGCATCAGCCAATAGGTCTGAACCTTCTACTGTCGCTGTCCAAGTACCGTCAGGATTAACTGTCGCTTCAACATCTTTACCATTGACGGTAACGATAACCTCAGTCGTTGCAGCATCTGATGGAATACCTTCCAACTTACCTGTAACTGTCGTGGTGCCTTCTGATTCTGCTTGATTCAAAACATCATCACCAGCAACAACAATGTCTTCTACTGTTGTACCAGCAACATCAGGCGCTGTGGTGTCAACCGTATAGATTTTTTCGCCCGTAACTGTATCGCTATTACCAGCTGCATCAGTAAAGGTCGCTACCACTTCCACTGTCTTGTCTGCATCAGCCAATAGGTCTGAACCTTCTACTGTCGCTGTCCAAGTACCGTCAGGATTAACTGTCGCTTCAACATCTTTACCATTGACGGTAACGATAACCTCAGTCGTTGCAGCATCTGATGGAATACCTTCCAACTTACCTGTAACTGTCGTGGTGCCTTCTGATTCTGCTTGATTCAAAACATCATCACCAGCAACAACAATGTCTTCTACTGTTGTACCAGCAACATCAGGCGCTGTGGTGTCAACCGTATAGATTTTTTCGCCCGTAACTGTATCGCTATTACCAGCTGCATCAGTAAAGGTCGCTACCACTTCCACTGTCTTGTCTGCATCAGCCAATAGGTCTGAACCTTCTACTGTCGCTGTCCAAGTACCGTCAGGATTAACTGTCGCTTCAACATCTTTACCATTGACGGTAACGATAACCTCAGTCGTTGCAGCATCTGATGGAATACCTTCCAACTTACCTGTAACTGTCGTGGTGCCTTCTGATTCTGCTTGATTCAAAACATCATCACCAGCAACAACAATGTCTTCTACTGTTGTACCAGCAACATCAGGCGCTGTGGTGTCAACCGTATAGATTTTTTCGCCCGTAACTGTATCGCTATTACCAGCTGCATCAGTAAAGGTCGCTACCACTTCCACTGTCTTGTCTGCATCAGCCAATAGGTCTGAACCTTCTACTGTCGCTGTCCAAGTACCGTCAGGATTAACTGTCGCTTCAACATCTTTACCATTGACGGTAACGATAACCTCAGTCGTTGCAGCATCTGATGGAATACCTTCCAACTTACCTGTAACTGTCGTGGTGCCTTCTGATTCTGCTTGATTCAAAACATCATCACCAGCAACAACAATGTCTTCTACTGTTGTACCAGCAACATCAGGCGCTGTGGTGTCAACCGTATAGATTTTTTCGCCCGTAACTGTATCGCTATTACCAGCTGCATCAGTAAAGGTCGCTACCACTTCCACTGTCTTGTCTGCATCAGCCAATAGGTCTGAACCTTCTACTGTCGCTGTCCAAGTACCGTCAGGATTAACTGTCGCTTCAACATCTTTACCATTGACGGTAACGATAACCTCAGTCGTTGCAGCATCTGATGGAATACCTTCCAACTTACCTGTAACTGTCGTGGTGCCTTCTGATTCTGCTTGATTCAAAACATCATCACCAGCAACAACAATGTCTTCTACTGTTGTACCAGTAACATCAGGCGCTGTGGTGTCCACAACAGCACTCTCTGCCAATGGTGCCGATTCGTTACCCACTGCATCTTTAATCGAAACAACAACTTCTAAGGTTTCACCTTCGTTCGGCGCATCTACTTTAACGGTGATTTCACCTGCAGTAATGTCATCAGTTGTCAATACTGTTTCTTCACCGTTAACAATAACACTGTCACCAGCAACTGCATCTGCGGGTAAATCAACTTTAACGTCAACTTTATCATCTGCATCAATTTCAGCAGCAGAGATCCATTCGTCTCCATTACCTATTACAACTGAATCTGGGGCACTTGGTGCTTCTTTTGTTTTACCTGTACCCTTATCAGAATCATTTTCTGAATTATGCCCTGCCCAAGCTAAAATACCTCCTGCAGTCAATGGAACTGCAGCCCAAGCCCATGGGGATACCGCATCACTATCACCATACAATAAAGGCCCCACATCCTTCAGCTCAGCATAAGCTACATTTAACGACTCACCACTAGAATTGAACTCAGCCCAAAGCAATTTATGATTAACATCATCTTGCAAAACAAGACTGTTATCTGCATCAAAAAAGCCCATTATTGTTATTAATTCACCAGTTTTTAAAACAATAACCAGATTGTTACCTTCCTTTCTATATTCTTTAATATCTTCTGAAGAAGCTTTAATTTGAACGACCGAAGGATTCTGCGATGACAATTGTATTTTGTCTGATGCATTTACTTCGACACCTTGGTGAGACTTTTTATCAATTAACGTAACTTTCTGATCCATATATGTGTCCATGTATTGTTTATTTATTAAATACTGTAAAGCTGATAATCAAAACTTTTTGCTTGTCGCAAACATAAATTTGACTATCAAGTCACAAATAATCATTGATTCTATTTTTAAATCTTAACATTGATTTTTTTAAAAAAATATATTTGTATTTATTTATACAAAAAGCTTATTGACATCATTTTATTTAAAAAAACTAAACAATACTATTTATCAGCCACAATACTTTAAATGTGAATTATTTTTTTAGTTAATCTAAACAATAAAGAAAGAAAATTCTATTTAAATAAAAAAAGTAAACTAAAATAGTTGGTTTTTATTAGGGTGTGTTGACACTTTTAGCTTAAAAAATAGCGAAGTAGTAAAATCAAATCGCCAAACCCAATTTTACTATTCGCTATGCCTCGTACCATGCTGACAGATCAACACGGCTTTGTTGCACAAACCTATCTGTAACGGCTTTTTCAGCGATATAATTTTCAAATGAAGAAGCCTACACACAAAATCTACCGCACAACCAATTGGCCCGCATATAACCGAGCACTCATGAGTCGCGGAAATATTGCCATTTGGTTTGATCCTGCTACGCAATGGTATGCGCCATCAAAAGGCAAACAAGGGCGAAATCAAACCTACTCCGACGCAGCCATCCAATGCTGCTTAATGATTAAATCCTTATTTCGTCTGTCTTTACGTATGGTTACTGGCTTTGTGCAAAGTCTGATTAAACTTTGCGGATTAAATTGGATAGCTCCAGATTACACCACGCTTTGTAGAAGACAAAAGCATATTGATATTGCAATCAGCTACCAAAAAAGTAGAGATGGGCTTTATATACTCATGGACTCTACAGGCATGAAGTTTCTAGGTGAGGGCGAATGGAAGCGCAAGAAACATGGACCTGAATATCGTCGCCAATTGCGTAAACTACATATTGGTATAGATGCTAAAACCCTGCAAATACGAGCAGTTCAGCTTACAACCAATAATGTCAGTGATTCACAGGTGCTTGGTGATTTACTTAATCAGATTCCACAAGATGAGCGGATTGACTCTGTTTATACCGATGGAGCTTATGACACCAAGCAATGCCGTCAGGTCATTGCAGATCGGCAAGCGCATGCGGTGATTCCACCTAGAAAAAATGCGAAACCATGGAAAGATACAAAGAGTAGCTCGCTAGAGCGAAATGAATGACTTCGAACAGTTAAACGTTTCGGCAGGACACTCTGGAAAAAATGGTCAGGCTACCATCGGCGAA includes the following:
- a CDS encoding spore coat U domain-containing protein gives rise to the protein MKKVIGMLSILGMSICSQSIMALCLGCSCSVNSNSVAFGTYNPIANVPSNTLGTITVTCQALISLLDAPYTISLSKGNGPAFNDRRMSAPNDPNALKYNLYTSPARTQIWGNGTGGTSSVRGQIAFLRLLQTVTVNHTIYGNIPTNQTAVKAGNYSDNINITISY
- a CDS encoding Imm63 family immunity protein; translated protein: MSEERGGVIFEKTTKDFEELLYWIMGNLIYSYSYKFELKKALLEKLTL
- a CDS encoding Ig-like domain-containing protein — translated: MDQKVTLIDKKSHQGVEVNASDKIQLSSQNPSVVQIKASSEDIKEYRKEGNNLVIVLKTGELITIMGFFDADNSLVLQDDVNHKLLWAEFNSSGESLNVAYAELKDVGPLLYGDSDAVSPWAWAAVPLTAGGILAWAGHNSENDSDKGTGKTKEAPSAPDSVVIGNGDEWISAAEIDADDKVDVKVDLPADAVAGDSVIVNGEETVLTTDDITAGEITVKVDAPNEGETLEVVVSIKDAVGNESAPLAESAVVDTTAPDVTGTTVEDIVVAGDDVLNQAESEGTTTVTGKLEGIPSDAATTEVIVTVNGKDVEATVNPDGTWTATVEGSDLLADADKTVEVVATFTDAAGNSDTVTGEKIYTVDTTAPDVAGTTVEDIVVAGDDVLNQAESEGTTTVTGKLEGIPSDAATTEVIVTVNGKDVEATVNPDGTWTATVEGSDLLADADKTVEVVATFTDAAGNSDTVTGEKIYTVDTTAPDVAGTTVEDIVVAGDDVLNQAESEGTTTVTGKLEGIPSDAATTEVIVTVNGKDVEATVNPDGTWTATVEGSDLLADADKTVEVVATFTDAAGNSDTVTGEKIYTVDTTAPDVAGTTVEDIVVAGDDVLNQAESEGTTTVTGKLEGIPSDAATTEVIVTVNGKDVEATVNPDGTWTATVEGSDLLADADKTVEVVATFTDAAGNSDTVTGEKIYTVDTTAPDVAGTTVEDIVVAGDDVLNQAESEGTTTVTGKLEGIPSDAATTEVIVTVNGKDVEATVNPDGTWTATVEGSDLLADADKTVEVVATFTDAAGNSDTVTGEKIYTVDTTAPDVAGTTVEDIVVAGDDVLNQAESEGTTTVTGKLEGIPSDAATTEVIVTVNGKDVEATVNPDGTWTATVEGSDLLADADKTVEVVATFTDAAGNSDTVTGEKIYTVDTTAPDVAGTTVEDIVVAGDDVLNQAESEGTTTVTGKLEGIPSDAATTEVIVTVNGKDVEATVNPDGTWTATVEGSDLLADADKTVEVVATFTDAAGNSDTVTGEKIYTVDTTAPDVAGTTVEDIVVAGDDVLNQAESEGTTTVTGKLEGIPSDAATTEVIVTVNGKDVEATVNPDGTWTATVEGSDLLADADKTVEVVATFTDAAGNSDTVTGEKIYTVDTTAPDVAGTTVEDIVVAGDDVLNQAESEGTTTVTGKLEGIPSDAATTEVIVTVNGKDVEATVNPDGTWTATVEGSDLLADADKTVEVVATFTDAAGNSDTVTGEKIYTVDTTAPDVAGTTVEDIVVAGDDVLNQAESEGTTTVTGKLEGIPSDAATTEVIVTVNGKDVEATVNPDGTWTATVEGSDLLADADKTVEVVATFTDAAGNSDTVTGEKIYTVDTTAPDVAGTTVEDIVVAGDDVLNQAESEGTTTVTGKLEGIPSDAATTEVIVTVNGKDVEATVNPDGTWTATVEGSDLLADADKTVEVVATFTDAAGNSDTVTGEKIYTVDTTAPDVAGTTVEDIVVAGDDVLNQAESEGTTTVTGKLEGIPSDAATTEVIVTVNGKDVEATVNPDGTWTATVEGSDLLADADKTVEVVATFTDAAGNSDTVTGEKIYTVDTTAPDVAGTTVEDIVVAGDDVLNQAESEGTTTVTGKLEGIPSDAATTEVIVTVNGKDVEATVNPDGTWTATVEGSDLLADADKTVEVVATFTDAAGNSDTVTGEKIYTVDTTAPDVAGTTVEDIVVAGDDVLNQAESEGTTTVTGKLEGIPSDAATTEVIVTVNGKDVEATVNPDGTWTATVEGSDLLADADKTVEVVATFTDAAGNSDTVTGEKIYTVDTTAPDVAGTTVEDIVVAGDDVLNQAESEGTTTVTGKLEGIPSDAATTEVIVTVNGKDVEATVNPDGTWTATVEGSDLLADADKTVEVVATFTDAAGNSDTVTGEKIYTVDTTAPDVTGTTVEDIVVAGDDVLNQAESEGTTTVTGKLEGIPSDAATTEVIVTVNGKDVEATVNPDGTWTATVEGSDLLADADKTVEVVATFTDAAGNSDTVTGEKIYTVDTTAPDVTGTTVEDIVVAGDDVLNQAESEGTTTVTGKLEGIPSDAATTEVIVTVNGKDVEATVNPDGTWTATVEGSDLLADADKTVEVVATFTDAAGNSDTVTGEKIYTVDTTAPDVAGTTVEDIVVAGDDVLNQAESEGTTTVTGKLEGIPSDAATTEVIVTVNGKDVEATVNPDGTWTATVEGSDLLADADKTVEVVATFTDAAGNSSTANGEKIYTVDTIALENDDANAIYKDSQVNPIPIVVLQDNDAIGLLQGSSTQNSLSFSIADGAKDVVITVKQDNLVAVADAYSFTVRNTETGKEYIVAKADSSQGALVAGALGLEALGAVGDGNGLRLDIHDLPVGNYEVVIQGDASKLADVLATVSLEDLGNNTVEDLILDTVTGLLKEALVGNRAIAEGLLKQISVKQLLDLVESNDNPLVSGLGATLNAVLGNPLIAGILGDIYSGNVGDILEGKVDSGILGVLNNNPLTSWLVQPLLSAVGGLVNDVLDNLDLIAESLFDLVVEPLLKDVILEGLLDNLNLTDALNDLLGAVGTLLNTIGAGGLLPALDDVLQLVAQEILSNPVTLFSSVEAAVYVVSEKTYFAEGNILINDTVDNPEIIAVNGDTIVFDQTDGDDVKYALINGTYGTLHLYKDGSYTYTAVNVAGETALLTDKFSYTVKDNGNIKDADLTINIDPVNGTLVGTDGDDKLQGGAGNDILTGGEGADTAIFYLLNNLDATGGNGTDTWTDFHQGDVTTDTEADKIDISALLDGQQNIDNIGSYLSIEADENGDAIIKIDRDAAGSLSSANLLVLEGIKVANHTDLLQELIDNQQIIF